A stretch of the Mycolicibacterium celeriflavum genome encodes the following:
- a CDS encoding precorrin-8X methylmutase encodes MLDYIRDAGEIYRQSFATIRDEADLARFPDDVARVVVRLIHTCGQVDVTDHVAFSPDVVAKTHAALAAGAPVLCDSSMVAAGITRSRLPAGNEVVSLVADERAPDLADRLGTTRSAAAVDLWADRLGGAVLAIGNAPTALFRLLELLDDGAPTPAAVLGGPVGFVGSAQSKQELVDRPRGMSYLVVTGRRGGSAMAAAAVNAIANERE; translated from the coding sequence GTGCTCGACTACATCCGCGACGCCGGGGAGATCTACCGGCAATCGTTCGCGACGATTCGCGACGAGGCGGACCTGGCTCGGTTCCCCGACGACGTGGCGCGCGTGGTCGTCCGGCTGATCCACACCTGCGGACAGGTCGACGTCACCGACCACGTGGCGTTCAGCCCGGACGTGGTCGCCAAGACCCACGCCGCACTGGCCGCCGGGGCGCCGGTGCTGTGTGATTCCTCGATGGTCGCCGCGGGCATCACCCGCTCGCGCCTGCCAGCCGGAAACGAAGTGGTCTCGCTGGTGGCCGACGAGCGAGCGCCTGACCTGGCCGACCGCCTGGGCACCACCCGGTCGGCGGCCGCCGTGGACCTCTGGGCCGACCGGCTCGGCGGTGCCGTGCTGGCCATCGGCAACGCGCCGACCGCGCTGTTCCGGCTGCTCGAACTCCTCGACGACGGCGCCCCGACGCCCGCCGCGGTGCTGGGCGGACCGGTCGGCTTCGTCGGCTCCGCGCAGTCCAAGCAGGAACTCGTCGACCGGCCCCGCGGAATGTCGTATCTCGTGGTGACGGGCCGTCGCGGCGGCAGTGCGATGGCCGCCGCGGCCGTGAACGCGATTGCCAACGAACGAGAATGA
- the cobG gene encoding precorrin-3B synthase, with translation MARTREQDACPGALQVHRAADGALARMRLPGGAITTVQLETLARAATDWAAGTLELTSRGNLQIRGVTDTAAVADAAASAGLLPSPTHERVRNIVASPLSGRVGPAADIRALITDLDEAICADPELAALGGRFLFGIDDGRADISGLGADVGVHVQSDTAALLLAGRDTGVRLALNDVVPAMVAVARRFAAGRGTAWRVKELVDADALLGDLIPSEAPGATWPAVTRPPVGWLVQHDGRVTLGAAVPLGVLPARTAEYLTAIGAPMAITPWRSILVFDLDEEAADVALRVLAPLGLVFDENSPWLSVSACTGSPGCEHSRADVRADAAAAAADPSPVHRHFVGCDRACGSPPAGEVLVATGDGYQARDTPP, from the coding sequence GTGGCCAGGACCCGCGAGCAGGACGCCTGCCCCGGTGCGCTGCAGGTGCATCGGGCCGCGGACGGTGCGCTGGCGCGGATGCGGTTACCGGGCGGCGCCATCACGACCGTGCAGTTGGAGACGCTCGCGCGGGCGGCCACCGACTGGGCTGCGGGCACGCTCGAACTGACCTCGAGGGGCAACCTCCAGATCCGTGGCGTCACCGACACGGCTGCGGTCGCCGACGCCGCGGCGTCCGCCGGTCTGCTGCCGTCGCCGACCCACGAACGCGTGCGCAACATCGTCGCCTCACCGCTGTCCGGGCGGGTCGGGCCGGCCGCCGACATCCGTGCGCTGATCACCGACCTCGACGAGGCGATCTGCGCCGATCCGGAACTGGCCGCTCTGGGTGGCCGGTTCCTGTTCGGCATCGACGACGGCCGCGCCGACATCTCGGGCCTAGGCGCGGACGTCGGCGTCCACGTCCAGTCTGATACCGCCGCGCTGCTATTGGCGGGCCGCGACACCGGTGTTCGCCTGGCGCTGAACGATGTGGTGCCCGCGATGGTCGCGGTGGCGCGGCGATTCGCCGCCGGCCGCGGAACCGCTTGGCGCGTCAAGGAACTCGTCGATGCCGACGCTCTGCTCGGCGATCTGATCCCGTCCGAAGCGCCGGGAGCGACGTGGCCAGCGGTCACGCGGCCGCCCGTCGGTTGGCTCGTCCAGCACGACGGCCGCGTCACGTTGGGCGCCGCGGTTCCGCTCGGCGTGCTGCCCGCCCGGACCGCCGAGTACCTGACCGCGATCGGGGCGCCGATGGCGATCACGCCGTGGCGCTCGATCCTCGTCTTCGACCTCGACGAGGAAGCCGCCGACGTCGCCCTGCGCGTCCTCGCGCCCCTGGGACTCGTGTTCGACGAGAACTCCCCCTGGCTTTCGGTCAGCGCGTGCACGGGAAGCCCGGGCTGTGAGCACTCGAGGGCCGATGTCCGCGCAGACGCCGCCGCCGCGGCTGCCGATCCAAGCCCAGTCCACCGCCATTTCGTGGGCTGCGACAGGGCCTGCGGCAGCCCGCCTGCGGGTGAGGTGCTGGTGGCGACCGGAGACGGATACCAGGCGCGCGACACGCCCCCGTAG
- a CDS encoding TauD/TfdA dioxygenase family protein: protein MPSSLRVKKLGAHIGARVDGVDLSAGIDPEIANAINAAMLEHKVVFFRNQHKVDDDAQLAFARALGTPTAAHPTVTSRGDRLLPIDSRYDKANSWHTDVTFVDRIPKASILRAVTLPRYGGTTTWASTEAAYDRLPTALRALTESLWAVHTNRYDYASLHDEPNTSPTTEQRSYREEFVSDVYETEHPVVRVHPETGKRVLLLGHFVEKFVGLGTTESAALFDLLQKRITKLEHTIRWDWRPGDVALWDNRATQHYAVADYDDQYRRLNRITLAGDVPVDVHGRRSRSVVGDASTYSEVVSPVALAS, encoded by the coding sequence GTGCCGTCATCTCTGAGGGTGAAAAAGCTCGGCGCCCACATCGGCGCCCGTGTCGACGGTGTCGATCTCAGCGCGGGGATCGATCCGGAAATTGCGAACGCGATCAATGCCGCCATGCTCGAACACAAAGTCGTCTTCTTCCGTAATCAGCACAAGGTCGACGACGACGCTCAGCTGGCCTTCGCGCGGGCGTTGGGCACCCCCACGGCCGCACACCCGACGGTCACTTCGCGCGGGGACCGGCTGCTGCCCATCGATTCCCGCTACGACAAGGCGAACAGTTGGCACACCGATGTCACGTTCGTCGACCGGATCCCGAAGGCATCGATCCTGCGGGCCGTCACCCTGCCGCGTTACGGCGGCACGACGACGTGGGCGTCCACCGAGGCCGCGTACGACCGCCTTCCAACAGCGTTGCGCGCGTTGACCGAAAGCCTCTGGGCGGTGCACACCAATCGATACGATTACGCGTCGCTGCACGACGAGCCGAACACGTCACCGACCACCGAACAGCGGTCCTACCGAGAGGAATTCGTCTCCGACGTCTACGAAACCGAGCATCCCGTGGTCCGCGTGCATCCCGAGACCGGCAAGCGAGTGCTGCTGCTCGGCCATTTCGTCGAGAAGTTCGTGGGACTCGGCACGACGGAGTCGGCAGCGTTGTTCGATCTGCTGCAGAAGCGAATCACCAAGCTCGAGCACACTATTCGATGGGACTGGCGGCCCGGCGATGTCGCGCTCTGGGACAACCGCGCTACGCAGCACTACGCCGTCGCCGACTACGATGACCAGTATCGACGGCTCAATCGCATCACTTTGGCCGGCGACGTCCCGGTCGACGTTCACGGCCGCCGCAGCCGCTCCGTCGTCGGTGACGCCTCGACCTACTCCGAAGTGGTCAGTCCTGTCGCGCTGGCCAGCTGA